One Oscillospiraceae bacterium genomic region harbors:
- a CDS encoding DJ-1/PfpI family protein has translation MSKAVIFFAQGLEECEALLCVDILRRAGVEVTIAAVGGERIVTSARQVNVVADALAEELDYAQFDACILPGGIPGVPNLKADATVRQVCTDFAAAGKKVCAICAAPTALAAFGVLQGKKATVYPGMDADLTAAGAAYTGLPLTIDGNIITGEALGAAIPFALAIARELAGADAAARVKKAIVYQ, from the coding sequence ATGTCAAAAGCCGTAATCTTCTTTGCCCAGGGGTTAGAGGAATGTGAAGCCCTGCTTTGCGTTGATATTCTCCGCCGTGCGGGGGTCGAAGTCACCATCGCCGCCGTGGGCGGGGAGCGCATCGTTACCAGCGCCCGCCAGGTCAACGTCGTGGCCGACGCCCTGGCTGAGGAGCTGGACTACGCCCAGTTCGACGCCTGCATCCTGCCGGGCGGCATCCCCGGCGTGCCCAACCTGAAAGCCGACGCCACCGTGCGTCAGGTCTGCACGGATTTCGCTGCCGCGGGCAAAAAGGTCTGTGCCATCTGCGCCGCGCCCACCGCGCTGGCCGCCTTCGGCGTGCTGCAGGGCAAAAAAGCCACCGTCTACCCCGGCATGGACGCCGACCTGACCGCCGCCGGGGCCGCCTACACCGGCCTGCCGCTGACCATCGACGGCAACATCATCACCGGCGAGGCCCTGGGCGCTGCCATCCCCTTTGCCTTGGCTATCGCCCGTGAGCTGGCCGGTGCTGACGCCGCCGCCCGCGTCAAGAAAGCCATCGTCTACCAATAA
- a CDS encoding methylglyoxal synthase: MRIALIAHDSRKELMAQFCTAYVRILSENELVATGVTGKIVHDATGLPVRCLYPGGRGGSEQIAAMIGCGEVDMLLFFRDPVGAKPGEPNDVTLLRLCDMHTIPVATNIATAEVLIHGLERGDLAWIELQRGRK; the protein is encoded by the coding sequence ATGAGGATCGCCTTGATCGCCCACGATTCCCGCAAGGAATTGATGGCGCAGTTCTGTACTGCATATGTCCGAATCCTGTCGGAAAATGAGCTGGTGGCCACCGGTGTCACCGGTAAGATCGTTCACGACGCCACCGGCCTGCCGGTGCGCTGCCTGTATCCGGGCGGGCGCGGCGGCTCGGAGCAGATCGCGGCCATGATCGGCTGCGGCGAAGTGGATATGCTGCTGTTTTTCCGCGATCCTGTGGGCGCCAAACCCGGCGAGCCCAACGATGTGACCCTGCTGCGCCTGTGCGACATGCACACCATCCCGGTGGCGACCAACATCGCCACGGCCGAGGTGCTGATCCATGGCCTGGAGCGCGGCGACCTTGCCTGGATCGAACTCCAGCGCGGCCGCAAATAA
- a CDS encoding RICIN domain-containing protein: protein MKKSAQTVIRPDACYTIAAANGRVLEVADFNTENGASVRLWSYEGQPWQQWFFVEAGENEYRIKNRFTGKVMDLALSGVENGTWVHQWSATSGAGQRWQIVDAGGGKVKLRNVLADKVIDLVGMRVENGTQAQIWQDVYGENQLWKLDPVPDRLLERTAEPPKPTRSAPKKAVAKTTRTQTGKKAAGKSARRGSKNK, encoded by the coding sequence ATGAAGAAATCCGCCCAAACTGTCATCCGCCCGGATGCCTGCTATACCATCGCTGCTGCCAACGGCCGCGTGCTGGAGGTGGCTGATTTCAACACCGAGAACGGCGCTTCGGTGCGCCTGTGGAGCTACGAGGGCCAGCCCTGGCAGCAATGGTTTTTTGTAGAGGCCGGGGAAAATGAATATCGCATCAAGAACCGCTTTACCGGCAAGGTCATGGACCTGGCGCTTTCCGGCGTCGAGAACGGCACCTGGGTACACCAGTGGTCGGCCACGTCTGGCGCAGGCCAGCGCTGGCAAATCGTGGATGCCGGCGGCGGCAAGGTAAAACTGCGCAATGTGCTGGCCGATAAGGTCATCGACCTGGTGGGCATGCGCGTGGAAAACGGCACCCAGGCCCAGATCTGGCAGGATGTTTACGGTGAGAACCAGCTGTGGAAGCTGGATCCCGTGCCGGATCGTCTGCTGGAGCGCACCGCTGAGCCACCCAAGCCGACCCGTTCCGCCCCCAAGAAGGCCGTCGCCAAGACCACCCGCACCCAAACCGGCAAAAAGGCCGCCGGCAAGAGCGCACGACGCGGGAGTAAGAATAAGTAA
- a CDS encoding Rhomboid family protein, whose translation MNNWIDRLERRYSRFAIPYLVNGLMVGQLAAGLIVLLINWQFSGFISLSRSAVLHGQIWRLITFLFQPVWLGGALGILNLVFYFWIGNSLTRAWGDFRMTLFIALGVLGAWISCFLAGGASPDGIFLSMMFAYTWMWPEQGVLLFGIIPFKMKYLGWYELFVWVVQFLMGSLTTKISLVLSLLGFLVFFGREVFDWCRDTLTGYKRRRDWENRNR comes from the coding sequence ATGAACAATTGGATCGACCGGCTGGAGCGCCGCTACAGCCGCTTTGCCATCCCCTATCTTGTCAATGGCCTTATGGTCGGCCAGCTGGCCGCGGGCCTCATCGTGCTGCTCATCAACTGGCAGTTCAGCGGGTTCATCTCCCTCAGCCGCAGCGCCGTGCTGCACGGGCAGATCTGGCGGCTCATCACGTTTTTGTTCCAGCCGGTGTGGCTGGGCGGCGCGCTGGGCATCCTGAATCTGGTGTTCTACTTCTGGATCGGCAACTCGCTCACCCGTGCCTGGGGCGATTTCCGCATGACGCTCTTCATCGCACTGGGCGTGCTGGGCGCCTGGATCAGCTGCTTTTTGGCGGGCGGCGCCTCGCCGGACGGCATCTTCCTGAGTATGATGTTCGCCTACACCTGGATGTGGCCGGAGCAGGGCGTGCTGCTGTTCGGCATCATCCCCTTTAAAATGAAGTACCTGGGCTGGTACGAGCTGTTCGTCTGGGTCGTGCAGTTCCTGATGGGCAGCCTGACCACCAAGATCAGCCTGGTGCTGAGCCTGCTGGGCTTCCTGGTGTTCTTTGGCCGCGAGGTGTTTGACTGGTGCCGCGATACCCTGACCGGCTACAAGCGCCGCCGCGACTGGGAAAACCGCAACCGTTGA
- a CDS encoding cyclic-di-AMP receptor, whose protein sequence is MKLITAIVNKEDSKNVCNQLLKNKFYVTRLATTGGFLMAGNMTLLICTEDEKVDDCIGIISQCCKQRTEIVPGTATLGLGIESALPMEVTVGGATVMVTNVERFEKL, encoded by the coding sequence ATGAAACTGATCACTGCGATCGTCAATAAAGAGGATTCCAAAAACGTCTGCAACCAGCTATTGAAAAACAAGTTCTACGTCACCCGCCTGGCCACCACCGGCGGTTTCCTGATGGCAGGCAACATGACCCTTCTCATCTGCACCGAGGATGAGAAGGTCGACGACTGCATCGGCATCATCTCCCAGTGCTGCAAGCAGCGCACCGAGATCGTGCCCGGCACCGCCACACTGGGTCTGGGCATCGAGAGCGCCCTGCCCATGGAAGTGACCGTGGGCGGCGCTACCGTCATGGTCACCAACGTGGAGCGTTTTGAAAAGCTGTGA
- a CDS encoding AAA family ATPase, with product MLERLAGNTALKSELGAALGAGRLPHAILLVGEPGCGAGFAARCLAADYLYPQGGPHAEAVLKKEDTECLVLQGEGASGQIAVKRVREMREAIQRSALSTDAAGRVLFIYGAQNLNGSSANAMLKIIEEPPEGVLFVLTATSAATVLPTIRSRCAAYTIAPVPTDECAALLTREGLPARLAQELAFLYEGHIGTALQAFRNDTFKAALGLAKELCSYAAQNDTYRTLVLVTKYERDRESFLALLWQLDQLCSAVLRRPAYGAEQCGGLTPDRAARILQVSAATRKTATGNGNLRLAVAVFAAEAAR from the coding sequence ATGCTGGAACGCCTGGCCGGTAACACGGCCTTAAAGTCAGAGCTGGGCGCGGCCCTGGGCGCCGGGCGGCTGCCTCACGCCATTTTGCTGGTGGGCGAGCCGGGCTGCGGCGCGGGCTTTGCGGCCCGCTGCCTGGCGGCGGATTACCTCTACCCCCAGGGCGGCCCCCATGCCGAGGCCGTGCTGAAAAAAGAGGATACCGAGTGCCTGGTCCTGCAGGGCGAGGGCGCCAGCGGGCAGATTGCCGTTAAGCGGGTGCGGGAGATGCGCGAAGCCATTCAGCGCTCGGCGCTGTCCACCGATGCGGCGGGCCGCGTGCTGTTCATTTACGGTGCGCAGAACCTAAACGGTTCCTCGGCCAACGCGATGCTGAAAATTATTGAGGAACCGCCCGAGGGCGTGCTGTTTGTACTGACCGCCACCAGCGCTGCCACCGTGCTGCCCACCATCCGCAGCCGGTGTGCCGCCTATACCATCGCTCCGGTGCCCACCGACGAATGCGCCGCCCTACTGACCCGCGAGGGCCTGCCCGCCCGGCTGGCCCAGGAGCTGGCTTTTTTGTACGAGGGGCACATCGGCACGGCACTGCAGGCCTTCCGCAACGATACGTTCAAAGCCGCCCTGGGCCTTGCCAAGGAGCTGTGCAGCTACGCGGCCCAGAACGACACCTACCGCACCCTGGTGCTGGTGACCAAGTACGAGCGTGACCGCGAGAGCTTTCTGGCCTTGCTGTGGCAGCTGGATCAGCTGTGCAGTGCGGTGCTGCGCCGCCCCGCCTATGGGGCTGAGCAGTGCGGCGGCCTGACGCCGGACCGCGCCGCGCGGATCTTACAAGTCAGCGCTGCAACGCGCAAAACCGCAACAGGCAACGGCAACCTGCGCCTGGCGGTGGCGGTATTTGCCGCTGAGGCTGCCCGGTAA